A window of the Pirellulales bacterium genome harbors these coding sequences:
- a CDS encoding VOC family protein, with product MANRSIRGLGEIALRVTDLDAMQRFYQDVIGLALLKRFDKAAFFKIADGYGGHAQVLALFDRAGEPGYAGLSPAATTIDHLAFEIDRADFDAELDRLQGLGVAVETAEHAWVHWRSLYVRDPEGNQVELVCYDETVR from the coding sequence ATGGCGAATCGGTCGATCCGGGGGCTCGGTGAGATCGCACTCCGCGTCACAGACCTCGACGCCATGCAGCGGTTCTACCAGGATGTGATCGGCCTCGCGCTGCTCAAGCGTTTCGACAAAGCGGCCTTCTTCAAGATCGCCGATGGTTACGGCGGGCATGCGCAGGTGCTGGCGCTGTTCGATCGCGCTGGGGAACCCGGCTACGCGGGCCTGAGTCCGGCCGCGACGACCATCGATCACCTGGCATTTGAAATCGACCGGGCGGATTTCGACGCCGAACTTGACCGGCTGCAGGGCCTGGGGGTGGCCGTGGAAACCGCCGAACATGCCTGGGTACATTGGCGCAGCCTGTACGTGCGCGACCCGGAAGGTAACCAGGTCGAACTGGTCTGCTACGATGAGACGGTTCGGTAG